In Ancylothrix sp. D3o, the following are encoded in one genomic region:
- a CDS encoding type II toxin-antitoxin system HicB family antitoxin — translation MTGFVQLPNNNFTFQVLLDKVSDGKVRATILGFPDCKVEASTKEEALKEIKELLKKRLENSEIVSVEIEPVKPNPWLAIAGKYKDDPLFDEFLADMEAHRRQEDAQTNKQPEYEEWEKAAIELKNNPLFEEVLGYIGEARRELDGEMEIDNDELEVPAKVK, via the coding sequence ATGACTGGTTTTGTGCAGTTACCAAATAATAATTTTACGTTTCAGGTTTTGCTAGATAAGGTAAGCGATGGGAAAGTTAGGGCAACAATTCTCGGTTTTCCTGATTGTAAAGTTGAGGCATCTACAAAAGAGGAGGCTTTGAAAGAAATTAAAGAATTGTTGAAGAAACGTTTAGAAAATAGTGAGATTGTGTCGGTGGAAATTGAGCCGGTGAAACCTAATCCTTGGCTGGCAATTGCCGGTAAATATAAAGACGATCCACTTTTCGATGAATTTTTGGCAGATATGGAAGCACATCGCCGACAAGAGGATGCACAAACCAACAAACAACCAGAGTATGAAGAGTGGGAAAAAGCGGCTATAGAACTCAAAAATAATCCTTTATTTGAGGAAGTTTTAGGATATATTGGAGAAGCTCGGCGTGAACTTGATGGCGAAATGGAAATAGATAATGATGAATTAGAAGTACCAGCAAAAGTCAAGTGA
- a CDS encoding GTP cyclohydrolase II yields the protein MQNLNKNSKPKHIVLTSHPSRFGPKPIAIHWGENEPSKRGPVIATCTNPAHRNVIGTHAGSYAVYRALAVAGGKLQSSHRADLTNTSPTEKIGPHPSWGDGEKIVSLDPFGAIVGDVFADFYERGYDIRPTIAITKAHINMPELQAAIAAGRLPVDGKIVKEGGDLVVTKAAIEPVWFLPGIAKRFGVEESLLRRTLFEQTGGMFPELVTRSDLKVFLPPIGGMTVYIFGDISAISDRSKSVAVRVHDECNGSDVFGSDICTCRPYLVHGIEVCLQMAQSGGVGIIVYFRKEGRALGEVTKFLVYNARKRQEGGDRADAYFTRTECVAGVQDMRFQELMPDVLHWLGITKIDRLVSMSDMKYNAIVNSGIEVIERVAIPEELIPPDAQVEIAAKKAAGYYTVGEVPDGEMLTEIVGRNLI from the coding sequence ATGCAAAATCTAAATAAAAATTCCAAACCGAAGCATATTGTTTTAACTTCTCATCCTTCGCGTTTTGGCCCGAAACCGATTGCGATTCATTGGGGTGAAAATGAGCCGAGCAAACGGGGGCCGGTAATTGCAACTTGTACAAATCCTGCTCATCGTAATGTTATTGGTACTCATGCGGGTTCTTATGCTGTTTATCGTGCGTTGGCGGTGGCGGGAGGTAAGTTACAATCAAGTCATCGTGCAGATTTGACGAATACTTCGCCGACGGAAAAAATTGGGCCTCATCCAAGTTGGGGAGATGGAGAAAAAATTGTTTCTCTCGATCCTTTTGGGGCAATTGTTGGTGATGTTTTTGCTGATTTCTATGAGCGGGGTTATGATATTCGTCCGACAATTGCTATCACAAAGGCTCATATTAATATGCCAGAATTACAAGCAGCAATTGCGGCGGGCCGGTTGCCGGTTGATGGTAAAATTGTTAAGGAGGGTGGGGATTTGGTTGTGACAAAGGCGGCGATTGAGCCGGTGTGGTTTTTACCGGGAATTGCTAAACGTTTTGGGGTGGAAGAAAGTTTGTTAAGGCGGACGTTGTTTGAGCAAACCGGCGGGATGTTTCCTGAGTTGGTGACTCGCTCTGATTTGAAGGTTTTTTTACCTCCAATTGGGGGGATGACTGTTTATATTTTTGGCGATATTTCGGCGATTTCTGATCGTAGTAAATCGGTGGCTGTGCGCGTGCATGATGAGTGTAATGGTTCGGATGTTTTTGGCTCGGATATTTGCACTTGTCGGCCTTATTTGGTACACGGAATTGAGGTATGTTTGCAAATGGCTCAATCGGGGGGTGTGGGAATTATTGTTTATTTCCGTAAGGAGGGTCGTGCTTTGGGTGAGGTGACGAAATTTTTGGTTTATAATGCTCGCAAACGGCAGGAGGGGGGAGATCGTGCAGATGCCTATTTTACGCGCACAGAATGTGTGGCGGGGGTGCAAGATATGCGGTTTCAAGAGTTGATGCCGGATGTGTTGCATTGGTTGGGAATTACGAAAATTGATCGGTTGGTTTCGATGAGTGATATGAAATATAATGCGATTGTTAATTCAGGAATTGAGGTGATAGAAAGAGTAGCCATTCCAGAGGAGTTAATTCCCCCCGATGCTCAAGTAGAAATTGCGGCGAAAAAGGCGGCGGGTTATTATACGGTGGGTGAGGTGCCGGATGGGGAAATGTTGACGGAAATTGTGGGGCGGAATTTGATTTAG
- the upp gene encoding uracil phosphoribosyltransferase: MSAKVTVIEHPLIQHKLTLMRKTDTSTAKFRDLLKEIGMLLAYEVTRDLPLKFEAIKTPLAEMNAPVLAADKKLVLVSIMRAGQGILDGMLELMPSARVGHIGLYRDPHTLVPVEYYFKVPHDIEERDILVVDPMMATGNSAVAAVSRLKEANPRSIKFICLLAAPEGIEYFQSVHSEVPIFTAAIDERLDEHGYIIPGLGDAGDRLYGTK, translated from the coding sequence ATGAGCGCAAAAGTAACAGTGATTGAGCATCCATTAATTCAGCATAAGCTTACGCTGATGAGGAAAACAGACACCAGCACCGCGAAATTTCGAGATTTGCTCAAAGAAATCGGGATGTTGTTGGCGTATGAAGTTACGCGAGATTTGCCATTAAAATTTGAAGCAATAAAAACGCCTCTTGCTGAGATGAATGCTCCCGTTTTGGCAGCGGATAAAAAGCTTGTTTTAGTGTCAATTATGCGAGCAGGACAAGGCATTTTAGATGGGATGCTGGAACTGATGCCATCGGCGCGGGTGGGACATATTGGGTTATATAGAGATCCGCATACTTTGGTGCCGGTGGAGTATTATTTTAAGGTTCCCCATGATATTGAAGAAAGGGATATTTTGGTGGTTGATCCAATGATGGCAACCGGCAATTCTGCGGTGGCGGCGGTAAGCAGATTAAAAGAGGCGAATCCGCGTTCAATTAAGTTTATTTGTTTGCTGGCGGCACCGGAGGGAATTGAGTATTTTCAGAGTGTACATTCGGAGGTTCCGATATTTACGGCGGCGATTGATGAGCGCTTAGATGAACATGGTTATATTATCCCTGGTTTGGGTGATGCGGGGGATCGGTTGTACGGAACGAAATAA
- a CDS encoding URC4/urg3 family protein: protein MDKKAKDIINYLRSPAAIRQCCKQIFNLGCEDKLRYFRCNLNQLDAVAEYVIGVIKQDYPDLNIPFHSRWRHFECGGVRRVAQLEEKLRHLAIVEKAKIKFDLAIVSVLLDAGAGGEWKYYEKETNQTFQRSEGLAIASFRMFCNGKFSRNPQQPLQADAFGLENLSESSLAEGFQVNENNPIVGLNGRLQLLQRLGKILQNYPEFFGAEKPRLGNLVTYLVNQAQNGTLQASMVLQTILESLGEIWPGRYTINGVNLGDVWPHYALQGNDLGAEYVPFHKLSQWLTYSLLEPLEELGLKITGLDELTGLPEYRNGGLCLDLGILEIKDEGILQKSHLPNSEIIIEWRALTVILLDRLADTIRQKLGKSAADLPLVKVLQGGTWTAGRKIAAELRKGGVSPITIESDGTVF from the coding sequence TTGGATAAAAAAGCAAAAGACATCATTAATTATTTAAGATCACCGGCAGCCATTCGCCAATGCTGCAAACAAATATTTAACCTCGGATGTGAAGATAAACTGCGTTATTTTCGCTGCAACCTCAATCAATTAGATGCTGTTGCAGAGTATGTTATTGGAGTTATAAAACAAGACTACCCCGATTTAAACATTCCGTTTCATTCACGGTGGCGACATTTTGAGTGCGGTGGTGTGCGGCGCGTGGCACAGCTAGAAGAAAAATTAAGGCATTTGGCAATCGTTGAAAAGGCAAAAATTAAGTTTGATTTGGCAATTGTCAGCGTGTTGTTAGATGCCGGTGCCGGTGGCGAGTGGAAATATTATGAAAAAGAAACAAACCAAACTTTTCAGCGTTCCGAAGGTTTAGCAATTGCCAGTTTTCGGATGTTTTGCAATGGCAAATTTTCCCGTAACCCCCAGCAACCTCTACAAGCTGATGCGTTTGGGTTGGAAAATTTATCAGAGTCGAGTTTAGCTGAGGGTTTTCAGGTAAATGAAAATAACCCGATTGTTGGCTTAAATGGCCGATTGCAACTATTGCAAAGATTGGGAAAAATTTTGCAAAACTATCCTGAATTTTTTGGCGCTGAAAAGCCGCGTTTGGGAAATTTAGTAACCTATTTGGTAAATCAAGCACAAAATGGCACACTGCAAGCATCAATGGTTTTGCAGACAATCTTAGAAAGTTTAGGGGAAATTTGGCCGGGTAGATATACAATAAATGGGGTAAATTTGGGCGATGTTTGGCCTCATTATGCGTTGCAGGGAAATGATTTAGGGGCTGAGTATGTGCCGTTTCATAAACTTTCGCAGTGGTTGACTTATTCGCTGTTGGAACCTTTGGAAGAATTGGGTTTAAAAATAACAGGATTAGATGAATTAACCGGCTTGCCAGAGTATAGAAATGGCGGGCTTTGTTTAGATTTAGGCATACTCGAAATCAAAGATGAGGGTATTTTGCAAAAATCTCATTTACCCAATTCAGAAATCATTATTGAATGGCGAGCATTAACGGTGATTTTACTTGACCGGCTGGCTGATACTATCCGCCAAAAACTAGGTAAGAGTGCGGCAGATTTACCATTAGTGAAAGTTTTACAGGGGGGAACTTGGACGGCGGGGAGAAAAATTGCTGCTGAGTTAAGAAAAGGTGGCGTTTCTCCGATTACAATTGAAAGTGATGGTACGGTTTTTTAA
- a CDS encoding plasmid replication protein, CyRepA1 family yields the protein MQRPILQPKHFEELIKGSGIDSNLISLNFTFLQNNTPYEYLFISNRLPRTNNGQISSAWLRRYAFIKWGGWWCSGLDPLNNWELMEWGCFKPNKPRQNKNRKPIKYEHPPLTPTRLFCLRITLPIWQQIATRYNLSLPKNITPSQDGEAFGFWEWAVKNKLPIILCEGVKKAAALLTLGYAAIALPGITSGYRVTKDPQGKILSRQLIPELAFFTQLSPTFYICFDYETQPKTIKAVNNAITHLGQLLEQQNCPVKVINLPGTEKGVDEFIVERGKLAFENIYAQSLDLETHLAKSKPHSQLTYPPSLTLQQRYLGKLPFPKSGLVGIKSPKGTGKTTALLEPVQQAKKTKRPVLLLTHRIQLGRFLCDKIGVKWIKNDLLKKPLSTLPNSLGLCLDSVWKLNPADWQGAIVILDEFEQSLWHLLNSNTCKEKRVKLLKTFQNLISTVLKTGGLIIAQDADLSDLSLDYLKSLSTQKIEPWVVVNEWKPQTGWNIDFYESPNPTPLIHQLEQDLMAGLKCYVTTDSRSGRYSCETIERYIKQRLEIFQKRYPKTLVISSHTINTPNHEAMRFTEAINQKACKYEAVFVTPSLGTGISIDVAHFDRVYGIFQGVIPDPEARQALARVRPNVPRLIWCAKRGIGFIGSGSKNYRVLAEWYQLSSKENLALMNPFYQVDVDFPFVCDFIHLRCWAKLAARVNASISLYRQSMLEGLLSEGHQVNRITEASCTERIAALRKAFLLTKSEDFPCQKKLILEIFKLQKQLEKQATNAKNVKDQILKLQQQIEWRTAEAIAGADDLSSFEYERLLAKRSLSDEERYQTHKHFLKQRYGVPVTPELKIRDDRGYYSQLLTHYYLTHKNQYFQLRDQQEWNQQLQRGEGQVFLPDLENHTLKIEVLRALGAEKFLQPNRQFKETDPDLITLKDQAIKYAKHIKRATAINIPLDTEKQPITAIQILRQLLRLLGLKLKRSNNLYQIDAATLNDGRQAIFEMWRTQDILKTNSYFPNVETLIPNYLSKKQAQTSEHLTFA from the coding sequence ATGCAACGGCCCATTTTACAACCCAAACACTTTGAAGAATTAATCAAAGGTAGTGGCATAGACTCTAACCTTATTTCCCTGAATTTTACCTTTCTCCAAAACAACACCCCTTACGAATATTTATTCATTTCAAACCGGCTTCCTCGCACAAACAACGGCCAAATTAGTAGCGCTTGGTTGCGGCGTTATGCCTTTATTAAATGGGGGGGTTGGTGGTGTTCAGGACTTGACCCCTTAAATAATTGGGAATTAATGGAATGGGGATGTTTTAAGCCAAACAAACCCCGCCAGAACAAAAACAGAAAACCCATCAAATACGAACACCCACCCCTCACCCCGACTCGGCTTTTTTGCCTGCGAATTACCTTGCCTATTTGGCAACAAATAGCTACAAGATATAACCTTTCCCTACCCAAAAATATCACCCCCAGTCAAGACGGAGAAGCCTTTGGATTTTGGGAATGGGCTGTTAAAAATAAACTCCCTATTATTCTCTGCGAAGGTGTCAAAAAAGCCGCTGCTTTATTAACCCTTGGATACGCCGCCATTGCCCTACCAGGAATTACCAGCGGCTACCGCGTCACCAAAGACCCCCAAGGCAAAATTCTCAGCCGTCAACTCATCCCCGAACTCGCCTTCTTCACTCAATTATCCCCCACCTTTTATATATGCTTTGATTACGAAACCCAACCCAAAACAATCAAAGCCGTGAACAACGCTATTACCCATTTAGGACAACTTTTAGAACAGCAAAACTGCCCCGTCAAAGTCATCAATTTACCTGGCACCGAAAAAGGCGTTGATGAATTTATTGTCGAGCGAGGAAAACTCGCATTTGAAAACATTTACGCTCAAAGTTTAGACCTAGAAACTCACCTCGCCAAAAGCAAACCTCACAGCCAATTAACTTATCCTCCTTCCCTCACCCTCCAGCAACGCTATCTGGGTAAATTGCCTTTTCCCAAAAGCGGTTTAGTAGGCATAAAATCCCCCAAAGGCACGGGCAAAACTACTGCTTTATTAGAGCCGGTGCAACAAGCAAAAAAAACTAAACGGCCCGTTCTTCTCCTTACCCACCGCATCCAACTCGGTCGCTTTTTATGCGATAAAATTGGCGTTAAATGGATTAAAAATGACCTTCTTAAAAAACCCTTATCTACCCTCCCAAATTCCCTCGGCTTATGTTTAGATTCTGTTTGGAAACTAAACCCGGCTGACTGGCAAGGAGCGATAGTTATTTTAGATGAATTTGAGCAGTCTTTGTGGCATTTGCTCAACAGCAATACTTGCAAAGAAAAGCGCGTTAAACTTTTAAAAACGTTTCAAAATTTAATTTCTACCGTCCTCAAAACCGGCGGCTTAATTATTGCCCAAGATGCCGATTTATCAGACCTGTCTTTAGACTATCTTAAATCGCTTTCTACCCAAAAAATCGAGCCTTGGGTTGTTGTCAATGAATGGAAACCCCAAACCGGCTGGAATATTGACTTTTACGAATCTCCCAACCCCACCCCATTAATTCACCAACTCGAACAAGATTTAATGGCCGGTTTAAAATGTTATGTCACCACCGATAGCCGGTCAGGACGCTACAGTTGCGAAACCATTGAACGCTATATCAAACAACGGCTAGAAATTTTCCAAAAACGCTATCCAAAAACTTTAGTAATTAGCTCGCACACCATCAATACGCCCAATCACGAAGCGATGAGGTTTACAGAAGCCATCAATCAAAAAGCTTGCAAGTATGAAGCCGTTTTTGTTACCCCCAGCTTAGGGACAGGTATCAGCATTGATGTAGCGCATTTTGACCGCGTATATGGAATTTTTCAAGGCGTTATTCCAGACCCAGAAGCACGTCAAGCCTTAGCCAGAGTCCGCCCCAATGTTCCCCGCCTAATATGGTGTGCTAAACGCGGAATTGGCTTCATTGGTAGCGGCAGTAAAAACTACCGTGTTTTAGCAGAATGGTATCAGCTTTCCTCAAAAGAAAATCTCGCTTTGATGAATCCATTTTATCAAGTTGATGTAGATTTTCCCTTTGTTTGTGACTTCATTCATTTGCGTTGTTGGGCAAAATTAGCAGCGCGAGTTAATGCGTCTATTTCTCTCTACCGGCAATCAATGTTAGAAGGTTTACTCAGCGAAGGGCATCAAGTCAATAGAATTACGGAAGCATCCTGCACAGAACGCATCGCCGCATTGCGGAAAGCATTTTTGCTGACAAAATCCGAAGATTTCCCCTGTCAAAAAAAATTAATTTTAGAAATTTTTAAGCTGCAAAAACAATTAGAAAAACAAGCCACAAATGCCAAAAATGTTAAAGATCAAATTCTCAAACTTCAACAGCAAATCGAATGGCGTACAGCCGAAGCAATTGCCGGTGCCGACGATCTCAGTTCTTTTGAATATGAACGCTTACTCGCAAAACGCTCTCTCAGCGATGAGGAACGCTATCAAACCCATAAACACTTTTTAAAACAACGGTATGGGGTGCCGGTGACTCCCGAATTAAAAATCCGCGATGATCGAGGTTATTATTCCCAGCTTTTGACTCATTATTACCTCACTCATAAAAACCAATATTTTCAACTTCGAGACCAACAAGAATGGAACCAACAATTACAAAGAGGTGAGGGACAAGTTTTCTTGCCAGACTTAGAAAACCACACCCTAAAAATAGAAGTCCTCAGAGCTTTGGGTGCCGAAAAATTTTTACAACCAAACCGGCAATTTAAAGAAACCGATCCAGATTTAATCACCCTCAAAGATCAAGCTATTAAATATGCCAAACATATCAAACGAGCCACCGCTATTAATATTCCTCTCGACACCGAAAAACAACCCATTACTGCCATCCAAATTCTGCGGCAACTTTTACGTTTATTAGGATTAAAACTCAAACGCAGCAACAACCTTTATCAAATTGATGCAGCCACCCTCAATGATGGCCGGCAGGCTATTTTTGAAATGTGGCGCACTCAAGATATCCTCAAAACTAATTCCTATTTCCCCAACGTAGAAACATTAATTCCTAACTACCTCAGCAAAAAACAAGCTCAAACAAGTGAACATCTCACTTTTGCCTAA
- the dxs gene encoding 1-deoxy-D-xylulose-5-phosphate synthase encodes MHLSELTHPNELHGLSIHQLEQIARQIREKHLETVAASGGHLGPGLGVVELTIALYQTLDLDHDKVIWDVGHQAYPHKLLTGRYNDFHTLRQKDGIAGYLKRCENQFDHFGAGHASTSISAGLGMALARDLQGENYKVAAIIGDGALTGGMALEAINHAGHLPKTNLLVVLNDNEMSISPNVGAIPRYLNKMRLSPPMQFLTDNLEEQFKHIPFVGETFTPEMQRLKEGMKRLAVPKVGAVFEELGFTYIGPVDGHNLEELITTFKQAHKMTGPVLVHVATVKGKGYAIAEKDQVGYHAQNPFNLATGKAIPSNKPKPPAYSKVFAETLIKIAEENPKVVGITAAMATGTGLDKLQAKLPKQYIDVGIAEQHAVTLAAGLACEGIRPVVAIYSTFLQRAYDQIIHDVCIQNLPVFFCLDRAGIVGADGPTHQGMYDISFLRCIPNMVIMAPKDEGELQRMLLTGINYTAGPIAMRYPRGNGYGVPLMDEGWEELPIGKAEILRHGDDVLLLGYGSMVNPALQVAELLSEHGIKATVVNARFVKPLDTELIAPLAKQIGRVVTLEEGCTMGGFGSAVTEALQDNNVLVPVMRIGVPDILVDHAEPNESKVDLGLTPAQIADRILKTFSPQLSPVK; translated from the coding sequence ATGCACCTAAGTGAACTCACACATCCCAACGAATTACACGGTTTGTCAATCCACCAACTTGAACAAATCGCTCGTCAAATTCGGGAAAAACACCTCGAAACCGTCGCCGCTAGCGGCGGACATCTTGGCCCTGGTTTAGGAGTCGTTGAACTCACCATCGCCCTCTACCAAACCCTCGACCTCGACCACGACAAAGTAATCTGGGATGTGGGCCATCAAGCCTATCCCCACAAACTGCTCACCGGACGTTACAACGACTTCCACACCCTGCGACAAAAAGATGGAATTGCCGGCTATTTAAAACGCTGCGAAAATCAATTTGATCACTTCGGTGCCGGTCACGCCTCCACCAGTATTTCCGCCGGATTAGGAATGGCATTAGCGCGAGATTTACAAGGCGAAAATTACAAAGTTGCTGCCATTATTGGCGACGGAGCACTCACCGGCGGCATGGCATTAGAAGCAATTAATCATGCCGGTCATTTACCCAAAACAAACCTTTTAGTTGTCCTCAACGACAACGAAATGTCAATCTCACCAAACGTCGGCGCAATTCCTCGTTATCTTAACAAAATGCGCCTCTCTCCTCCCATGCAATTCCTCACCGATAATTTAGAGGAACAATTTAAACACATCCCCTTTGTTGGCGAAACATTCACCCCCGAAATGCAACGCCTCAAAGAAGGCATGAAACGCCTTGCAGTTCCCAAAGTTGGCGCTGTTTTTGAAGAACTTGGTTTTACCTATATTGGGCCGGTGGACGGACACAATTTAGAAGAATTAATCACTACCTTCAAACAAGCCCATAAAATGACCGGCCCCGTCTTAGTTCACGTCGCCACCGTCAAAGGAAAAGGTTACGCAATCGCCGAAAAAGATCAAGTCGGTTATCATGCCCAAAACCCCTTTAACTTAGCCACCGGCAAAGCCATTCCCTCCAACAAACCCAAACCCCCCGCCTATTCAAAAGTCTTTGCAGAAACCCTCATCAAAATTGCCGAAGAAAACCCCAAAGTAGTCGGAATAACTGCCGCAATGGCAACCGGCACCGGCCTCGATAAATTGCAAGCAAAATTACCAAAACAATACATCGATGTGGGTATTGCCGAACAACACGCCGTCACCCTAGCAGCCGGTTTAGCCTGCGAAGGAATACGCCCCGTTGTAGCAATTTATTCCACATTTTTACAACGCGCCTACGACCAAATTATCCACGACGTTTGCATCCAAAATTTACCAGTCTTTTTCTGCCTAGATCGGGCTGGAATTGTTGGCGCAGACGGCCCCACACACCAAGGAATGTATGACATTTCCTTCCTCCGTTGCATTCCCAATATGGTAATAATGGCACCAAAAGATGAAGGCGAATTACAAAGAATGCTCCTCACCGGCATCAACTATACTGCCGGCCCCATCGCCATGCGTTACCCGCGTGGCAACGGTTATGGCGTACCCTTAATGGATGAAGGCTGGGAAGAATTGCCCATCGGAAAAGCCGAAATTTTACGACACGGCGATGATGTGCTTTTATTGGGTTATGGTTCAATGGTAAATCCTGCTCTTCAAGTAGCAGAACTTCTCAGCGAACATGGCATAAAAGCTACTGTCGTAAACGCCCGTTTTGTCAAGCCTTTAGATACCGAATTAATTGCACCTCTGGCTAAACAAATTGGTCGCGTTGTTACCCTCGAAGAAGGCTGCACGATGGGTGGTTTTGGTTCCGCCGTTACGGAAGCTTTACAGGATAATAATGTCTTGGTGCCAGTTATGCGAATTGGTGTTCCTGACATCCTCGTTGATCATGCCGAACCCAACGAATCAAAAGTTGATTTAGGCTTAACTCCCGCCCAAATTGCTGACCGCATTCTTAAAACCTTTAGTCCGCAATTATCCCCTGTTAAATAG
- a CDS encoding type II toxin-antitoxin system VapC family toxin — translation MTRYILDTDHVSLLQQFHPLIRQRVKTIQSQNIGITVVTIEEQMRGWLNAIRQASQASQSEKLIAAYAGVRNSVIFFKPFEILEFTEEANNRYIELRRQLRRLGTQDLRIASIVLSVNGIIVTRNNRDFSQIPELVLEDWTV, via the coding sequence GTGACTAGATACATACTCGATACAGATCATGTCTCTCTGTTACAACAGTTTCACCCGCTTATCCGCCAGCGGGTAAAAACTATTCAATCTCAAAATATTGGGATAACAGTAGTGACGATTGAAGAACAAATGCGGGGATGGCTGAATGCTATTCGCCAAGCTTCTCAAGCTTCTCAATCAGAAAAATTAATTGCGGCTTACGCGGGGGTGCGGAATTCTGTAATTTTTTTCAAACCGTTCGAGATTTTGGAATTTACAGAAGAGGCAAATAATCGTTATATAGAGTTACGCCGGCAACTGAGAAGGCTGGGTACTCAAGATTTACGAATTGCCTCCATTGTACTTTCTGTAAATGGGATTATCGTTACCAGAAACAACCGCGATTTTTCTCAAATACCAGAGTTAGTTTTGGAAGATTGGACAGTTTAA
- a CDS encoding secondary thiamine-phosphate synthase enzyme YjbQ → MMIKNNLIEVETGAGIGIYNITDQIVEILKNSGIQNGQILVFSRHTTTALAINEYEKRLLEDIKVYLRKLAPENDKYLHNDLHLRVVPPDEPENAHSHLMAMTLSTSEVVPVVDGKLGLGTWQSVLFFELDGPRTRTVLVQISGE, encoded by the coding sequence ATGATGATTAAAAATAATCTGATTGAGGTGGAGACTGGGGCGGGAATTGGTATTTATAACATTACTGATCAAATTGTGGAAATTCTGAAAAATTCTGGAATTCAGAACGGGCAGATTTTGGTATTTTCTCGTCATACAACGACTGCTTTAGCGATTAATGAATATGAGAAAAGATTGCTTGAGGATATTAAGGTTTATTTGCGAAAGTTGGCACCGGAAAATGATAAATATTTACATAATGATTTGCATTTAAGGGTTGTTCCGCCGGATGAGCCGGAGAATGCTCACTCTCACTTGATGGCGATGACTTTGAGTACAAGTGAGGTGGTGCCGGTGGTTGATGGCAAGTTAGGGTTGGGGACGTGGCAATCTGTGTTATTTTTTGAGTTGGATGGGCCCCGAACTCGCACAGTTTTGGTGCAAATTAGTGGGGAGTGA